From the genome of Colletotrichum higginsianum IMI 349063 chromosome 4, whole genome shotgun sequence, one region includes:
- a CDS encoding Frg1-like family protein codes for MVKPLSFKGDKKPKKRKRTDAEAQERDVQGGDVARASGATGQNANVNADDDDDSWVSADAVADVVGPVMFVLPTDPPTALACDAVGKVFTLGIENIVDANPATAEPHDVRQVWVANRIAGTEQFRFKGHHGQYLGCDKNGVLSATSAAVSPLESFNIIVTAGTPGTFQIQTLRDTFLVIKPPKPNVTSHDVRGDEDSITFNTTWRIRMQARFKPRLKASKEEKAKEKISRKELEEAVGRRLEDDEVRKLKRARREGDYHEQLLMLKVKGKHDKYG; via the exons ATGGTGAAGCCCCTGTCGTTCAAGGGCGacaagaagcccaagaagagaAAGCGCACCGATGCTGAGGCGCAGGAGCGTGATGTCCAAGGTGGTGACGTTGCCCGCGCCAGCGGCGCCACGGGACAGAATGCGAACGTGaacgccgacgatgacgacgacagcTGGGTGTCTGCCGACGCTGTGGCGGATGTCGTTGGTCCCGTCATGTTCGTCCTGCCGACAGACCCTCCTACGGCGCTGGCGTGCGATGCCGTCGGTAAGGTGTTTACGTTGGGCATTGAGAACATTGTCGACGCGAACCCGGCGACAGCGGAGCCACACGACGTGCGACAAGTTTGGGTCGCGAACAGGATAGCCGGGACGGAACAATTCAGATTCAAGGGCCACCACGGACA GTACCTCGGGTGCGACAAAAACGGCGTCTTGTCTGCGACTTCGGCCGCGGTCTCGCCGCTCGAATCGTTCAACATCATTGTGACAGCGGGCACACCCGGCACGTTCCAGATCCAGACCCTGCGCGACACTTTCCTTGTGATCAAGCCACCGAAGCCCAACGTCACGTCGCATGATGTccgaggcgacgaggatTCCATTACGTTCAATACCACCTGGCGCATCCGGATGCAGGCGAGGTTCAAGCCGCGACTAAAGGCGagcaaggaggagaaggcaAAGGAGAAGATCAGTCgcaaggagctcgaggaggctgTGGGCCGCAGgctggaggacgacgaagtGAGGAAGCtgaagagggcgaggagggagggCGACTACCATGAACAGCTGCTCATGTTGAAGGTCAAGGGCAAACATGACAAGTATGGCTAA